The following proteins come from a genomic window of Candidatus Zixiibacteriota bacterium:
- a CDS encoding PilZ domain-containing protein translates to MKDLRRNDRRWTSDYYVLFDRESGEAIGRVLNFSENGLLIMSAEQIPIPHLLRCRMTLPRPVDGRSEVLLDAESRWGRHNEKSDWFETGLFIVAMPAGDRAVYERLVRESPETRPAPHPPR, encoded by the coding sequence ATGAAAGACCTCAGACGGAATGACCGACGCTGGACAAGCGACTATTACGTGCTTTTCGATCGGGAATCGGGGGAGGCCATAGGCCGTGTCCTGAACTTCTCTGAAAACGGGCTGCTCATCATGAGCGCGGAGCAGATACCGATCCCTCATCTCCTGCGCTGTCGGATGACCCTGCCGCGTCCCGTAGACGGGAGGTCTGAGGTACTGCTCGACGCCGAGAGTCGCTGGGGTCGTCACAATGAAAAAAGCGACTGGTTTGAAACAGGGCTGTTTATCGTTGCCATGCCCGCCGGCGACCGCGCGGTATATGAACGCCTGGTTCGCGAATCCCCCGAGACGAGGCCGGCGCCGCATCCACCACGGTGA
- a CDS encoding GNAT family N-acetyltransferase, whose protein sequence is MSGDLHKTSVVEIVDFRPKLARYFRDLNYSWLERYFEIEPYDRIVLNDPLGQVIRLGGCVLFARFEGQIVGTCALLKHTEKKYELTKMAVDESCQGRGVGRKLVEAACQRARELGAESLVLGTSRILETANHLYLSCGFEYVDSSVIGPIPYKRETVVMARSLTGPLPGDLVR, encoded by the coding sequence GTGTCCGGAGATCTTCACAAGACCTCGGTGGTGGAGATAGTCGATTTCCGCCCAAAGCTGGCCCGATACTTTCGCGACCTGAACTACTCCTGGCTGGAACGATATTTCGAGATCGAGCCGTATGACCGGATCGTGTTGAACGATCCGTTGGGGCAGGTTATTCGGCTCGGTGGGTGTGTCCTGTTTGCCAGGTTCGAGGGTCAGATCGTCGGCACCTGTGCCCTGCTCAAGCACACGGAAAAGAAGTACGAGCTGACCAAGATGGCTGTGGACGAATCCTGTCAGGGGAGAGGGGTCGGCCGGAAGCTGGTCGAAGCGGCCTGCCAACGGGCGCGAGAACTCGGAGCGGAGAGCCTTGTGTTGGGAACCAGCAGGATCCTCGAGACCGCGAACCACCTGTATCTGTCGTGTGGCTTCGAGTACGTAGACTCTTCGGTTATTGGTCCTATCCCATACAAGCGCGAGACGGTCGTGATGGCTCGATCGCTGACCGGTCCTCTGCCCGGCGACCTCGTTCGATAA
- a CDS encoding YfiR family protein, whose protein sequence is MRRMVSIVGFVLCLISVSQAQPDEQAVAAYKAALMIKLVEYVSWPEGQGPAAGESMVISVVGDSKIFEELQKIANFSALEPKPKVQHLAEDGDFSGTHVMFITTSDESTLATILGKIESESILTVGDAEGFGQAGVMVNFIRNVDAKAKEKFEVNLPKVKDADLKISSKFLKLARIIEEG, encoded by the coding sequence ATGCGACGTATGGTATCGATCGTGGGATTCGTGCTGTGCCTGATCTCAGTCAGTCAGGCGCAACCGGACGAACAGGCGGTCGCCGCGTATAAGGCTGCCCTGATGATCAAACTCGTGGAGTATGTGAGCTGGCCCGAAGGACAGGGACCGGCGGCCGGAGAGTCCATGGTCATCTCTGTGGTCGGTGACTCGAAGATCTTCGAGGAATTGCAGAAAATCGCCAACTTCTCGGCTCTGGAACCGAAGCCGAAAGTCCAACACCTCGCCGAAGACGGCGACTTTTCCGGAACTCACGTCATGTTTATCACTACGTCTGACGAGTCGACGCTTGCGACCATCCTCGGAAAGATCGAAAGCGAGTCGATTCTGACGGTCGGTGACGCAGAAGGATTCGGTCAGGCCGGTGTCATGGTGAACTTCATCCGCAACGTCGACGCGAAGGCGAAGGAGAAGTTCGAAGTCAACCTGCCCAAGGTCAAAGACGCGGATCTGAAGATCAGTTCGAAGTTTCTGAAACTGGCGCGCATTATCGAGGAGGGCTGA
- a CDS encoding methyl-accepting chemotaxis protein, whose amino-acid sequence MRLRDLSIGFRLAVGIVTTTTALLVLTSMVYYNFQKESIADSLKEEFRLLADIVSENSRPAVEFDDTESANEILGALSRDQNVMWAALTLSDNTTFASYLGQDLAALPSLPAEARKKPLMTDHALTVSRGIESNGKEIARLWIQTDLNDLHRRSGFTLKLMIVVSIVGSLIGLLMAYIFQRTITRPIKMLQGAGSALAQGDISFNVTYTGRDEIGGLAEAFRASQEYLRELADAARRIADNDLTVRVKPKSEQDALGTSFSVMAMNLSGMVRQLADNASQLVTAANQISSSSEEMSRGAQTQTDQMSQVTAAIEEMSQTIMESSQNAGEASSASENASEVARQGGEIVSRTIREMQQVNAVVSASADAIRKLATSADEIGKIVSVIDEISDQTNLLALNAAIEAARAGEQGRGFAVVADEVRKLAERTGRATGEIASMIKTIQAETADAVSSMEVGISEVGKGRELVDQAGDSLTEIVAISQRVMDMIRHIAEAAQEQSSTAEEISKNVQSVANIARDTSSGADQSAAAAEQLHRQAESLQQMVARFKVANS is encoded by the coding sequence ATGCGCCTGAGAGACCTGTCTATCGGATTTCGCCTGGCGGTGGGGATCGTGACAACCACTACCGCACTGCTCGTCCTGACATCGATGGTTTACTACAACTTCCAGAAGGAAAGCATTGCCGACAGTCTGAAGGAGGAATTCCGGCTGCTGGCTGACATCGTATCCGAGAATAGCCGCCCTGCGGTAGAATTTGACGATACCGAAAGCGCCAACGAGATACTCGGTGCACTCTCACGTGACCAGAATGTCATGTGGGCTGCCCTCACCCTGTCCGACAACACAACCTTTGCATCGTATCTCGGCCAGGACCTTGCGGCGCTGCCCTCGTTGCCGGCCGAAGCGCGTAAGAAACCCTTGATGACCGATCACGCGCTCACGGTGTCCAGGGGAATAGAAAGCAACGGCAAGGAAATTGCCCGGCTCTGGATTCAGACGGATTTGAATGATCTGCATCGGCGCAGCGGTTTCACACTGAAACTCATGATCGTGGTATCGATAGTCGGCTCGCTCATAGGGCTGCTCATGGCGTACATCTTCCAGCGCACGATCACCCGGCCGATCAAGATGCTGCAGGGCGCCGGCTCGGCGCTCGCCCAGGGCGACATCTCTTTCAACGTGACTTACACCGGACGAGATGAGATCGGTGGTCTGGCCGAGGCGTTTCGAGCATCCCAGGAGTACCTGAGGGAGTTGGCGGATGCGGCGCGACGGATCGCTGACAACGATCTCACCGTGCGCGTCAAGCCAAAGTCGGAACAGGACGCGCTGGGGACATCGTTCTCGGTCATGGCGATGAATCTCTCCGGAATGGTACGCCAGCTGGCGGACAATGCCTCTCAGCTGGTCACCGCCGCAAACCAGATCTCGTCGTCGTCGGAAGAGATGTCGCGGGGGGCACAGACACAGACAGATCAGATGTCGCAGGTCACCGCCGCCATAGAGGAGATGAGTCAGACCATTATGGAATCGTCACAGAACGCCGGTGAAGCGAGCAGCGCCTCGGAAAACGCCTCGGAGGTCGCGCGTCAGGGCGGTGAGATCGTCAGCCGGACGATCCGGGAGATGCAACAGGTGAACGCAGTCGTCAGCGCTTCGGCCGACGCCATCCGCAAGCTGGCGACGTCGGCCGACGAAATCGGAAAAATCGTCTCCGTCATCGATGAGATATCCGACCAGACAAATCTGCTGGCACTGAATGCTGCTATCGAAGCGGCCCGCGCAGGAGAACAAGGACGGGGGTTCGCGGTCGTGGCCGACGAAGTTCGAAAACTTGCCGAGCGCACCGGCCGCGCCACCGGCGAAATCGCCTCGATGATCAAGACGATACAGGCCGAAACCGCCGATGCGGTATCATCGATGGAGGTCGGCATCTCTGAAGTCGGCAAAGGGCGCGAACTCGTGGATCAGGCCGGTGACAGCCTGACCGAAATCGTGGCAATTTCCCAGCGGGTCATGGATATGATCAGACACATCGCTGAGGCCGCCCAGGAACAGTCCAGCACGGCCGAAGAGATCTCCAAAAACGTTCAGAGTGTGGCCAATATCGCCCGCGATACCAGTTCCGGCGCGGACCAGTCCGCAGCGGCAGCAGAACAACTCCACCGTCAGGCCGAGAGTCTGCAACAAATGGTAGCACGATTTAAAGTCGCCAACTCCTGA
- a CDS encoding VOC family protein — MAGRIHHIELYVSDLDRSQEFWRWLLLRLGYTLYQQWEHGFSYRLGDSYLVFVQAEEEHLQPAYHRCRVGLNHIALYVDSRKAVDELTNQLRGRGATILYEDLHPYAGGPEHYAVYFEDPDRIKVELVAPDR, encoded by the coding sequence ATTGCCGGGCGTATCCATCATATAGAGCTGTACGTAAGCGACCTCGATCGCAGTCAGGAATTCTGGCGGTGGCTTCTGTTGCGACTTGGATATACGCTATACCAACAATGGGAGCACGGGTTCAGCTACCGGCTCGGAGATTCCTACCTCGTTTTTGTTCAGGCCGAAGAAGAGCATCTCCAGCCGGCGTATCATCGATGTCGCGTTGGGCTCAACCACATCGCCCTGTATGTTGACTCCCGGAAGGCAGTGGACGAACTGACCAATCAGCTTCGAGGGCGGGGTGCCACGATTCTCTACGAAGACCTGCACCCTTACGCCGGCGGACCCGAACATTACGCCGTCTATTTCGAAGATCCTGATCGAATCAAAGTGGAGCTGGTGGCGCCCGATAGGTAG
- a CDS encoding dipeptidase, producing MQGNPIPVFDGHSDSLLEWFFEGERDMSAFLEGQGSKHMDIVRARAAGMVGGLCAICTPPSWGGHESSRDRAIRRAGGYEVPLPAPLDPEYAAEFGLVAVEAMHALERKAHGRLRVVRTSADLDRLATDETFWIIIHLEGAEPVCEDLSNLQRLYDLGVRSIGPVWSRPNVFGHGVPFKFPSSPDTGPGLTKAGRRLVEACQRLGILVDLSHITKRGFDDVAAQSVQSLVVSHAGAHALCRSARNLTDQQLDTIGRTGGLVGVTFHVADLREDGALNPDTPIDRIVDHIAHIASRIGIEHVALGSDFDGATIPSQLCDASGLPILLGRLKERGFDDDSCRKIAIENWIRVLKAVLGGTGARREEGGEADRR from the coding sequence ATGCAGGGGAATCCGATTCCCGTTTTTGACGGCCACAGCGACTCGCTGCTCGAGTGGTTCTTTGAGGGCGAAAGGGATATGTCGGCCTTCCTGGAGGGCCAGGGTTCAAAGCACATGGACATCGTCCGCGCCCGGGCGGCAGGAATGGTCGGCGGCTTATGCGCTATTTGCACGCCGCCGAGCTGGGGAGGACACGAGTCCTCGCGTGACAGGGCGATTCGGCGAGCGGGCGGATACGAGGTACCGCTGCCGGCGCCTCTGGATCCGGAGTACGCCGCAGAATTCGGCCTGGTTGCGGTGGAGGCGATGCACGCTCTCGAGCGGAAAGCTCACGGCAGACTGAGAGTTGTCCGCACTTCCGCAGATTTGGATCGCCTCGCGACTGACGAGACGTTTTGGATCATCATCCATCTTGAGGGGGCCGAGCCGGTCTGCGAGGACCTCTCTAACCTGCAGCGATTGTATGACTTGGGGGTGAGATCGATCGGTCCGGTGTGGAGCCGGCCCAACGTTTTCGGCCACGGAGTTCCATTCAAGTTCCCGTCCTCTCCGGACACGGGCCCAGGTCTGACAAAGGCAGGGCGGAGGCTGGTGGAAGCGTGTCAGCGACTCGGGATTCTCGTCGACCTAAGCCACATCACGAAAAGGGGCTTTGATGATGTGGCGGCGCAGAGCGTTCAGTCGCTGGTCGTATCTCATGCCGGGGCTCATGCTTTGTGCCGGTCTGCGAGGAATCTGACTGATCAGCAGTTGGACACGATCGGCCGAACCGGCGGGCTGGTCGGCGTGACCTTTCATGTCGCCGACCTCCGGGAAGACGGGGCGCTGAACCCGGACACGCCGATTGACCGCATCGTAGATCACATTGCCCACATAGCCTCCCGGATCGGGATCGAACACGTTGCGCTCGGCTCGGATTTCGATGGCGCCACGATTCCATCGCAGTTGTGCGACGCAAGCGGATTGCCGATATTATTAGGGAGACTGAAGGAGCGCGGTTTTGACGACGACAGCTGCCGCAAGATCGCAATCGAGAACTGGATTCGCGTATTGAAGGCGGTTCTGGGTGGGACTGGAGCACGAAGGGAAGAGGGCGGGGAGGCTGATCGGCGGTAA
- a CDS encoding cytochrome b/b6 domain-containing protein gives MHEPTLLQFRGSSFDGRSTGVLLRCQSAGLTAVLLLAAILLAFGGPVLAQEEDPGNSENCLMCHEGAVIESEPSVMEAHNGSTHEGMACIDCHSGITELPHAEELPRVACGDCHDDAAGEYHRHGRLTFPGGEDIPDCADCHGKHDILPSSNKQSRVNPMNLPATCGSCHEDIDLTEKHEILFGRAVDLYKSSVHGTASLGGVYFAATCNDCHSTGGTAHRIYSPDHPESSINHFNIPSTCGRCHHNVEMDFWEGIHGKLVKRGETDAPVCTDCHGEHGIISPDNPESRVSPTRVAEATCAPCHESARLNEKYGTPVGRVQSWVDSYHGLKSRAGDLTVANCASCHGAHRILPHTDSTSSIHPSNLKETCGQCHAGITEQMAAATQIHGQPGVSQTNLANIIKSIYIVIIVVVIGVMIVHWLIDLLKQIRGLNKLPQIRRMTPNEVWQHTFLMVTFIVLVISGFSLRFYEAWWSQWLFGWEGGADLRGIIHRVAAVLFMLTTIWHVIYLTGHRGRQFVRDMLPTWKDITQFVHMVTYNLGFRKDHPDFGRFSYVEKAEYWALVWGTIVMALTGIALWFDNLVVMLFPKGALDVMLVIHYYEAWLATLAILVWHMYSTVFNPKVYPMNPSWYTGKMPIDMLRSEHPEDPSLLALDGRSHGETRHPVMESPSGSGAAGDDPGTDNVK, from the coding sequence GTGCACGAACCCACCTTGCTTCAATTCCGTGGATCGTCGTTCGACGGCCGCTCAACGGGAGTTCTTCTTCGATGCCAGTCAGCGGGACTGACCGCTGTCCTGCTTCTGGCAGCCATCCTCCTTGCCTTTGGCGGACCCGTATTGGCCCAGGAGGAAGATCCCGGCAATTCCGAAAACTGCCTCATGTGTCACGAGGGGGCCGTCATTGAAAGCGAGCCTTCGGTCATGGAAGCCCACAACGGCTCCACTCACGAGGGCATGGCGTGCATAGACTGTCACTCCGGCATCACGGAACTCCCCCACGCCGAGGAATTGCCCAGAGTTGCCTGTGGCGACTGTCATGATGACGCGGCCGGTGAATACCATCGTCACGGCCGACTGACATTCCCCGGCGGCGAGGATATTCCCGACTGCGCTGATTGCCACGGCAAACACGACATTCTCCCCTCTTCGAACAAGCAGTCGCGTGTCAACCCGATGAACCTTCCGGCCACCTGTGGATCCTGCCACGAAGACATCGACCTGACCGAGAAGCACGAGATTCTGTTCGGGCGGGCGGTGGATTTGTACAAATCCTCGGTTCACGGAACGGCTTCATTGGGCGGGGTCTACTTCGCTGCGACCTGCAACGACTGCCATTCGACCGGCGGCACGGCCCACAGAATTTATTCACCGGATCATCCGGAGTCATCAATCAATCACTTCAATATTCCGTCGACCTGTGGCCGGTGTCATCATAATGTCGAGATGGACTTCTGGGAGGGGATCCACGGCAAACTCGTGAAGCGCGGCGAGACGGACGCCCCCGTGTGCACCGACTGCCACGGCGAGCATGGCATTATATCGCCGGACAACCCGGAGTCCCGTGTCAGTCCGACACGAGTCGCGGAGGCAACCTGTGCGCCGTGCCACGAATCGGCCCGTTTAAATGAAAAGTACGGCACCCCGGTAGGCCGGGTCCAGAGTTGGGTGGACAGCTATCACGGGTTGAAGAGCCGCGCCGGTGACCTGACGGTGGCGAACTGCGCTTCCTGTCACGGAGCCCATCGGATTCTCCCCCATACCGACTCGACATCGTCAATCCACCCGTCGAATCTGAAGGAAACCTGCGGGCAATGTCACGCCGGTATCACCGAACAGATGGCGGCTGCAACCCAGATTCACGGACAGCCGGGCGTCTCGCAGACCAATCTGGCCAATATCATCAAGAGCATCTACATTGTGATCATCGTCGTCGTGATCGGCGTGATGATCGTACACTGGCTCATTGACCTGCTTAAGCAGATCCGGGGTCTGAACAAGCTGCCTCAGATACGCCGCATGACACCGAACGAGGTCTGGCAACACACATTCCTCATGGTGACGTTCATCGTCCTGGTCATTTCAGGATTTTCGCTCCGATTTTACGAGGCCTGGTGGAGCCAGTGGCTTTTTGGCTGGGAGGGCGGCGCCGATCTCCGTGGTATCATTCATCGCGTCGCTGCAGTGCTGTTCATGTTGACGACTATCTGGCACGTGATTTACCTCACAGGGCACCGGGGCCGTCAGTTCGTCCGCGACATGCTACCCACCTGGAAAGACATTACCCAGTTCGTGCACATGGTTACGTACAACCTCGGCTTCCGGAAAGACCATCCTGATTTCGGCCGATTCAGCTATGTCGAGAAGGCCGAATACTGGGCTCTTGTCTGGGGTACGATCGTTATGGCGTTAACCGGCATCGCTCTGTGGTTCGATAATCTCGTTGTCATGCTGTTCCCCAAAGGGGCGCTCGACGTCATGCTTGTCATTCATTATTATGAGGCATGGCTGGCCACGTTAGCCATTCTCGTGTGGCACATGTACTCGACCGTCTTCAATCCGAAGGTGTATCCGATGAATCCGTCCTGGTACACGGGCAAGATGCCGATCGATATGCTTCGAAGCGAACACCCGGAAGACCCCTCTTTGCTGGCATTGGACGGGCGATCTCACGGTGAGACCCGACATCCGGTGATGGAAAGCCCTTCAGGCTCCGGAGCCGCCGGCGACGACCCAGGTACGGATAACGTCAAGTAA